The proteins below come from a single Xenopus tropicalis strain Nigerian chromosome 9, UCB_Xtro_10.0, whole genome shotgun sequence genomic window:
- the pnkd gene encoding probable hydrolase PNKD — MLRRIGYSLYTKTRLGYLFYKRQLKKARERYPHGHSSAQAFVFSGVKVVPIPVLSDNYSYLIIDTASSLAAVVDPSDPLTVQAYLEREGVTLEAILCTHKHWDHSGGNKALKRLYKSCRVYGSSYDDIPELTHALSDREQLSVGRLQFQAYFTPGHTVGHMIYVLDGKSGDGPDCLFSGDLLFLAGCGRMFEGSAETMLASLDTAASLNDSTLLWPGHEYAADNLTFAAVVEPENSVRDKKCQWVLHRRLEKKSTCPSTIGEEKEYNPFLRTHCRDLHQALDLQRGANEDWNHFRARVLEEVRKRKDLFKER; from the exons ATGCTGCGGAGGATAGG TTACAGCCTTTACACTAAGACCAGACTGGGTTACCTCTTCTACAAGCGGCAGCTAAAGAAAGCACGTGAGCGCTATCCCCACGGGCACTCGTCCGCCCAAGCCTTCGTATTCAGCG GGGTTAAAGTGGTGCCCATTCCTGTCCTTTCTGATAACTACAGTTACCTGATTATCGACACCGCGTCCAGCCTGGCTGCCGTTGTGGACCCTTCTGACCCTCTAACTGTACAG GCCTACCTAGAGCGGGAAGGGGTGACGCTGGAGGCCATCTTGTGCACCCACAAACACTG GGATCACAGTGGAGGCAACAAGGCACTAAAGAGGCTGTATAAGTCTTGTCGGGTGTATGGAAGCTCCTATGATGACATCCCGGAACTGACACA TGCCCTGTCCGATCGGGAGCAATTGTCGGTCGGGAGGCTCCAGTTCCAGGCGTACTTCACCCCGGGTCACACTGTGGGCCACATGATTTACGTGTTGGATGGAAAATCCGGAGATGGACCAGACTGTCTCTTCTCTGGGGATCTGCTGTTCCTCGCTGGATGTG GGAGAATGTTTGAGGGATCAGCAGAGACCATGCTCGCTTCCCTGGACACTGCGGCGTCCCTTAATGACAGCACTCTCCTTTGGCCTG GCCACGAGTACGCGGCAGACAACCTGACATTTGCAGCCGTGGTTGAGCCTGAGAACAGCGTCCGGGACAAGAAGTGTCAGTGGGTTCTGCACCGCAGACTTGAGAAGAAGAGCACG TGCCCGTCCACCATCGGAGAAGAGAAGGAGTATAACCCTTTCCTGCGCACCCACTGCAGAGACCTGCACCAAGCTCTAGACCTCCAGCGAGGGGCCAACGAGGACTGGAATCACTTTCGCGCCCGGGTTCTGGAAGAGGTCCGAAAGAGGAAGGACCTTTTCAAAGAGAGATAG